One genomic segment of Hydrocarboniclastica marina includes these proteins:
- a CDS encoding sulfurtransferase, whose protein sequence is MTALPLLIEPEMLEAHLHDPGLLLVDLCHPERYAVAHLPGAVHVQPQETQRGRPPAPGALPDRASLQALVDRIGLQPEHHVVVYDDEGGGWAGRFVWLLDAIGHRHYSLLNGGWIAWSDEGRPLTAEKPERKNGNAYPLELSAQPTADLNAVLSALDDPDVVIWDARSPAEYRGERQAAAKSGHIPGARNLEWTQTMDPARSFRLRDEAELRQQLAAAGIDLNKHIITHCQSHHRSGLTYAIAKHLGAARVQAYAGSWAEWGNHPNTPVER, encoded by the coding sequence ATGACGGCCCTACCCTTACTGATTGAACCCGAGATGCTCGAAGCGCATCTGCATGACCCTGGCCTGCTGCTGGTGGATCTGTGCCACCCAGAGCGCTACGCAGTGGCGCATCTGCCTGGCGCCGTGCACGTCCAGCCACAGGAGACCCAGCGCGGGCGTCCACCCGCCCCCGGTGCCCTGCCTGACCGCGCGTCTCTACAGGCACTGGTGGACAGGATTGGCTTGCAGCCGGAGCACCATGTGGTGGTCTACGACGACGAAGGCGGTGGCTGGGCGGGTCGTTTCGTCTGGCTGCTCGATGCCATTGGGCACCGTCATTACAGCCTGCTGAACGGCGGCTGGATCGCCTGGAGTGATGAAGGGCGCCCATTGACCGCCGAAAAACCAGAAAGAAAAAACGGCAACGCCTATCCGCTGGAGCTCTCAGCCCAGCCGACCGCAGATCTAAACGCCGTCCTGAGCGCGCTTGATGATCCTGATGTCGTGATCTGGGACGCCCGCTCACCGGCCGAATACCGGGGCGAACGGCAGGCCGCAGCCAAGAGCGGCCATATACCCGGTGCTCGCAACCTCGAATGGACCCAGACCATGGATCCCGCTCGAAGCTTTAGGTTGCGCGACGAAGCCGAATTAAGGCAGCAACTCGCAGCAGCCGGCATAGATCTGAACAAACACATCATTACCCATTGCCAGAGCCATCACCGGTCGGGCCTTACTTACGCTATCGCCAAACACCTGGGCGCGGCGCGAGTGCAGGCCTACGCAGGCTCCTGGGCCGAATGGGGCAATCATCCGAACACACCCGTGGAGCGCTGA
- the rsgA gene encoding small ribosomal subunit biogenesis GTPase RsgA: MAKRRLNKQQHWRIQKVQEERAKRADRKERQIDQELSAGTLGDEQQGLVIAHYGQQLEVEALEGEQRGQLIRCHARANLASLVTGDTVVWRPGAEGTGVIVARHDRRTELLRPDNYGQLKPVAANIDQILLVIAPEPEPHANLIDRYLVAAEVTGIPPVLLLNKADLAEAKSASIVGLLQGYEQLGYQVLRTSARQPEELVAQLGPWLKDRTSVFVGQSGVGKSSLIQQLMPGEDIRVGALSEGQRKGTHTTTTARLFHLPAGGRLVDSPGIREFGLWHITEDQLIDGFIDISPLVGHCRFRNCRHQGEPGCALDAAVKAGKLTSKRRASFERILSDMESQQSRGLSPRTD, encoded by the coding sequence ATGGCAAAACGCAGGCTTAACAAGCAACAGCACTGGCGCATTCAGAAGGTTCAGGAAGAGCGCGCCAAGCGGGCCGACCGTAAAGAGCGGCAGATCGACCAGGAGCTGTCGGCGGGAACCCTGGGCGACGAACAGCAAGGTCTGGTTATTGCCCATTATGGCCAGCAGCTGGAAGTCGAGGCACTGGAAGGAGAGCAACGGGGACAGCTGATTCGCTGCCATGCCCGGGCAAATCTGGCCAGCCTCGTCACCGGCGACACGGTGGTCTGGCGGCCCGGCGCCGAAGGAACCGGGGTCATCGTCGCACGCCATGACCGGCGTACGGAACTTCTGCGGCCCGACAATTACGGCCAGCTCAAGCCGGTCGCTGCCAACATTGATCAGATTCTGCTGGTAATAGCACCTGAACCGGAACCCCACGCCAATCTGATCGACCGTTATCTGGTTGCGGCGGAGGTTACGGGCATCCCGCCGGTGCTGCTGTTGAACAAAGCGGACCTGGCCGAAGCGAAATCCGCCAGTATTGTGGGGCTCTTGCAGGGCTATGAGCAGTTGGGCTACCAGGTGCTGCGGACCTCGGCCAGACAGCCGGAGGAGCTTGTCGCCCAGCTTGGCCCCTGGCTGAAGGACAGGACCAGTGTATTCGTGGGCCAATCCGGTGTCGGCAAGTCGAGCCTGATCCAGCAGTTGATGCCCGGCGAGGATATCCGCGTCGGCGCCCTCTCAGAAGGCCAGCGCAAAGGCACCCACACCACGACGACGGCGCGGCTTTTCCACCTGCCCGCTGGCGGTCGCCTGGTAGATTCGCCGGGCATTCGCGAGTTCGGGCTCTGGCATATTACCGAAGATCAGCTGATCGACGGGTTCATCGACATCAGCCCCCTGGTCGGCCATTGCCGCTTTCGCAACTGCAGGCATCAGGGCGAGCCGGGCTGCGCGCTGGACGCAGCAGTTAAGGCGGGAAAACTTACCAGCAAGCGGCGCGCAAGCTTCGAACGAATTCTCAGCGACATGGAAAGCCAACAAAGCCGAGGCCTCAGCCCGCGCACTGACTGA
- the epmA gene encoding EF-P lysine aminoacylase EpmA, which translates to MSDRTVPPVSWQPACPHTALKARAELLSCVREFFRLRGVLEVETPILAPFGVTDSNVEGVSADWPLEGAGQPRRGFLQTSPEYHMKRLLAAGSGSIFQIFRAFRAGERGRRHNPEFSLLEWYRIDFDHQDLMEEVAELVCGYLECPVPVRLSYRQLFSDYLGLDPFLCSDAALAAAVANETDLAPAGLGRDQALDALISLAIEPRLRQAPPTFVYGFPASQAALARTESHDGITQAHRFELYVQGIELCNGYWELSDVVEQQRRFAADNETRRQAGLEERLADPMVLAALAAGLPDCAGVALGLDRLLMLRLGAASLDEVLAFPLERT; encoded by the coding sequence GTGTCTGATCGGACCGTCCCGCCGGTTTCCTGGCAGCCTGCCTGTCCACACACCGCCCTTAAGGCCCGTGCTGAGCTCCTGAGCTGCGTGCGGGAGTTTTTCCGCCTCAGGGGGGTGCTGGAGGTTGAAACGCCCATCCTGGCGCCCTTTGGTGTGACCGATAGCAACGTCGAAGGCGTCAGTGCAGACTGGCCACTTGAAGGTGCAGGCCAGCCACGCCGGGGCTTCCTGCAGACATCTCCCGAATATCATATGAAGCGTCTGCTTGCCGCGGGTTCCGGCTCCATATTTCAGATCTTCCGGGCATTTCGGGCCGGGGAGCGTGGACGTCGCCACAACCCCGAGTTTTCACTGCTGGAGTGGTATCGCATCGACTTCGACCATCAGGACCTGATGGAGGAGGTTGCGGAACTGGTCTGCGGCTATCTGGAATGTCCGGTACCCGTACGGTTGTCATACCGCCAGCTATTCTCTGATTATCTGGGTCTCGATCCCTTTCTCTGCAGTGACGCAGCGCTAGCGGCGGCAGTGGCCAATGAGACCGACCTGGCGCCGGCTGGCCTCGGTCGCGACCAGGCGCTCGATGCATTGATCAGCTTGGCGATTGAGCCGCGCCTGCGGCAGGCGCCGCCGACTTTTGTCTACGGCTTTCCCGCGAGCCAGGCAGCCCTGGCCAGAACAGAGAGCCACGACGGCATCACTCAGGCCCATCGCTTCGAGCTCTACGTACAAGGTATTGAACTCTGTAACGGTTACTGGGAGCTTAGCGATGTGGTTGAGCAGCAGCGGCGATTCGCGGCTGACAACGAAACGCGACGTCAGGCAGGGCTGGAGGAGCGGCTTGCCGACCCGATGGTCCTGGCAGCGCTGGCGGCAGGCTTGCCGGACTGCGCCGGCGTCGCCCTGGGGCTGGACCGCCTGCTGATGTTACGCCTGGGCGCTGCCAGCCTGGACGAGGTGTTGGCTTTCCCGCTGGAGCGCACCTGA
- the motA gene encoding flagellar motor stator protein MotA, with amino-acid sequence MTIIFGSLLVIASVVGGYVLSHGQMAALWQPYEVLIIGGAALGAFVIANPMHTLKHAFSGALQLLTGSPYNKAFYMDLLSLLYDLFDKSRKQGVMAIEADVDNPAESQIFTRYPAVLKQKHLIAFITDYLRIISSGNMAAHELEGLMEQEIDTRLEEVTEPAHAINKVSDALPGFGIVAAVLGIVITMGSLGGPPEEIGAHVAAALVGTFLGILMAYGFVGPMATSMEHQAHYEIKAYACVKSAIIATVSGQAPQMAIEFGRKALQSEKRPDFQELNDHVRSK; translated from the coding sequence ATGACGATCATCTTCGGTTCGCTCCTGGTTATCGCTTCCGTCGTTGGCGGGTATGTGCTTTCTCACGGCCAGATGGCCGCGCTTTGGCAACCCTATGAGGTTCTCATCATTGGCGGAGCGGCGCTGGGTGCGTTTGTAATTGCCAACCCGATGCATACCCTCAAGCACGCGTTCTCGGGCGCGCTTCAGCTGCTGACGGGATCGCCCTACAACAAAGCGTTCTACATGGACCTGTTGAGTCTGTTGTACGACCTGTTCGACAAATCCCGCAAGCAGGGCGTTATGGCCATTGAGGCGGACGTTGATAACCCAGCGGAGAGTCAGATATTCACGCGCTATCCCGCCGTGCTCAAGCAAAAGCACCTGATTGCGTTTATCACCGATTATCTGCGAATCATCTCGTCTGGCAACATGGCCGCCCATGAACTGGAAGGCCTGATGGAGCAGGAGATCGATACGCGCCTGGAAGAAGTCACCGAGCCCGCGCATGCTATTAACAAGGTTTCAGATGCGCTGCCCGGCTTTGGCATTGTTGCTGCGGTACTGGGGATTGTTATCACCATGGGCTCACTTGGCGGCCCGCCAGAAGAAATCGGCGCTCACGTTGCGGCTGCGTTGGTAGGGACCTTCCTGGGTATTTTGATGGCATACGGTTTTGTAGGGCCGATGGCTACATCAATGGAGCATCAGGCCCATTACGAGATCAAGGCGTACGCTTGTGTCAAATCAGCGATTATTGCAACCGTCAGCGGCCAGGCGCCACAAATGGCCATCGAGTTCGGGCGCAAGGCGCTGCAGTCAGAGAAGCGGCCCGACTTCCAGGAACTCAACGATCACGTCCGCTCCAAGTAA
- a CDS encoding GTPase has product MEGNTHKLNLVMPEQSRTRLTFCEAAPKPFRSWIKGLPMANIGETARRLYQAIIELNQLEAPAPLRLSLLELIRPPIYYVCNELARHYLGHSISLPDKQRKVANLAQALQLHLASGYKQALVDFLDNNSNDRNRRQIAQSAHRAITDLSSTVLRAAQLYCPSPARSWAEAHSIFRFIHARQLDDLQIEDETNAHRPDLSLSEAYKRLLLLGCCRPNQLRQDELKQVYGLFELWANHSEFKEEPGANTLFLVDVNRDAPPVYRSLVPELPTGALNFDTTELWERLTETLNTMGDRRSTERLPLELPGAVNEALMLHLNQALGILTKRSFKRIPRQGRLQVCIGMSAAHYYSAGEVEFNQFLGGTEAAEDEANVFLTRARRKEDAWSGAHDAAPSESMVSPDVPINFRGASGNVVDGQERQASYPSYTVPLVNTSPGGYCLHWNEKVPSALQTGEVAVVREQSSHPWSLAVVRWIRQVRQQGTQVGIELLAPNSVPCGVQLIQKVGNSSEFLRGLLLPELGNLGQPATLITPRMPFQVGSRVVLFHDNSEEECQLSRRVAATGSISQFELRFFKRSEPEKASPAEGRADTTEDDFDSLWPSL; this is encoded by the coding sequence ATGGAAGGCAATACCCACAAGCTCAACCTGGTTATGCCCGAGCAGTCTCGCACCCGGCTGACCTTCTGCGAGGCGGCGCCAAAGCCTTTCCGCAGCTGGATCAAAGGGCTGCCCATGGCCAACATCGGCGAGACAGCGCGCCGTCTCTACCAGGCCATTATCGAGTTGAATCAGCTCGAAGCTCCAGCCCCCCTGCGTCTCTCCCTGCTTGAGCTGATACGACCGCCGATCTACTACGTCTGCAACGAACTTGCCAGGCATTACCTGGGGCACTCCATCTCACTGCCTGACAAACAGCGCAAAGTGGCCAATCTTGCCCAGGCACTGCAATTGCACCTGGCCAGCGGCTACAAACAGGCGCTGGTGGATTTTCTTGATAACAACAGCAACGACCGCAATCGTCGTCAGATCGCCCAGTCCGCACACCGGGCCATCACTGACCTCTCCAGCACTGTCCTGCGCGCCGCCCAGCTCTACTGCCCCAGCCCGGCACGCAGCTGGGCTGAGGCCCACAGCATTTTCCGTTTCATACATGCACGACAGCTTGACGACCTGCAGATCGAAGACGAGACCAACGCCCACAGGCCAGACCTCTCGCTCAGTGAAGCTTATAAGCGTCTACTGCTGCTGGGCTGCTGCCGGCCGAACCAGCTTCGCCAGGATGAGTTGAAGCAGGTATATGGCCTGTTCGAGCTCTGGGCCAACCACAGCGAGTTCAAGGAAGAACCCGGAGCAAACACGCTGTTCCTGGTCGACGTCAACCGTGACGCTCCCCCGGTCTACCGTAGCCTTGTGCCAGAGCTACCCACCGGCGCGCTTAATTTTGACACGACCGAACTTTGGGAGCGGCTTACAGAAACGCTCAATACGATGGGGGACCGTCGGTCGACGGAGCGCTTGCCCCTGGAGCTGCCCGGCGCGGTGAACGAAGCGCTGATGCTGCATCTGAATCAGGCGCTGGGGATACTGACCAAAAGGTCATTCAAGCGCATCCCTCGCCAAGGTCGGCTGCAGGTCTGCATAGGGATGAGTGCGGCTCACTATTACAGCGCCGGCGAGGTTGAATTCAATCAGTTTCTGGGTGGCACCGAAGCCGCAGAGGACGAAGCCAACGTCTTCCTTACGAGGGCGCGCCGCAAAGAAGATGCCTGGAGCGGTGCACACGACGCTGCCCCGTCCGAAAGCATGGTTTCTCCTGATGTTCCGATCAATTTCCGCGGCGCCAGCGGCAATGTTGTGGATGGGCAGGAACGCCAGGCCAGCTATCCCAGCTATACTGTGCCTCTGGTCAATACCAGCCCGGGCGGCTACTGCCTGCACTGGAACGAAAAGGTGCCCAGCGCCCTGCAGACAGGCGAAGTGGCCGTGGTTCGGGAACAGTCCAGTCACCCCTGGAGCCTTGCGGTCGTTCGGTGGATCCGCCAGGTGCGCCAGCAAGGCACCCAGGTGGGCATTGAACTCCTGGCACCGAACTCCGTCCCTTGCGGTGTACAGCTTATCCAGAAGGTAGGTAACAGCAGTGAATTTTTGCGCGGTCTGCTCTTGCCTGAGCTGGGCAACCTGGGTCAGCCGGCTACGCTTATCACGCCGCGCATGCCGTTCCAGGTAGGTAGCCGGGTGGTGTTGTTCCATGACAATAGCGAAGAAGAGTGCCAGCTCAGCCGACGCGTTGCAGCTACAGGCAGCATCAGCCAGTTTGAGTTGCGCTTCTTCAAACGTTCTGAGCCGGAGAAAGCCTCCCCTGCCGAGGGCCGTGCCGACACAACCGAAGACGATTTCGATTCCCTGTGGCCCTCGCTCTGA
- the efp gene encoding elongation factor P yields MASYSTNEFKSGLKVMLEGDPCAIVENEFVKPGKGQAFNRVRLRNLATNRTWERTFKSGETLEAADVVDTDMEYLYTDGEFWHFMKTDGSFEQFPADRKAVGDAIKWLKEQDVYVVTLYNGAPLSISPANFVELEVVDTDPGVKGDTAQGGTKPATLSTGAVVNVPLFINVGEMLKIDTRSGEYVSRVKS; encoded by the coding sequence ATGGCGTCGTATTCTACCAATGAATTTAAATCCGGTCTTAAGGTCATGCTCGAAGGTGACCCCTGCGCGATTGTTGAGAATGAGTTTGTCAAACCCGGCAAAGGCCAGGCTTTCAACCGTGTAAGGCTGCGTAACCTCGCAACGAACCGCACCTGGGAGCGCACTTTCAAGTCGGGTGAGACGCTTGAAGCAGCGGACGTCGTCGATACCGACATGGAATACCTCTATACCGACGGCGAATTCTGGCATTTCATGAAGACCGACGGTTCCTTCGAGCAGTTTCCGGCTGACCGCAAGGCAGTCGGAGACGCCATCAAATGGCTGAAAGAGCAGGACGTGTACGTTGTTACCCTCTACAACGGCGCTCCCCTGAGCATATCGCCCGCCAACTTCGTTGAACTTGAAGTTGTTGATACCGACCCGGGTGTAAAAGGCGATACGGCGCAGGGTGGAACAAAGCCCGCGACCCTGTCTACCGGCGCTGTGGTCAACGTTCCGCTTTTTATCAACGTCGGCGAAATGCTGAAGATCGATACCCGTTCCGGTGAATACGTCAGCCGGGTCAAAAGCTGA
- the motB gene encoding flagellar motor protein MotB, with protein MEDQPIIIKRVKKVAAGHHGGSWKVAFADFATAMMAFFLVLWLTAGTSPEVREAVEGYFQDPIGYTEGGSRHPIDLGGSPSIEPAQSAEDDVPKMEREVETIEEVADNVELRRMEQLLADVKKQIEQSETLREFRDQLLLDMTEEGLRIQIVDRSNRPMFDSGSAQLKYYSEDILFELAKPLSQVPNKISITGHTDSAPFVGKAGYSNWELSSDRANTARRALIAGAVAEKQIARVVGLADSVLFDRELPTAPVNRRIAIIVLNRDAADDIQKNAGANDGVIDLTGEPAPTAKAQDSLKDGDWLDAAEKRQVDPNEVQW; from the coding sequence GTGGAAGACCAACCGATAATCATCAAGCGAGTCAAGAAGGTAGCCGCTGGCCATCACGGTGGCAGCTGGAAGGTTGCCTTTGCGGACTTCGCGACCGCCATGATGGCGTTCTTCCTTGTGCTTTGGCTCACCGCGGGGACCTCGCCGGAGGTTCGTGAGGCTGTGGAAGGTTACTTCCAGGACCCCATCGGTTACACGGAAGGCGGCAGCCGACACCCGATCGACCTCGGCGGAAGCCCGAGCATTGAGCCCGCCCAGTCGGCCGAGGACGACGTTCCCAAGATGGAGCGTGAAGTCGAGACAATCGAAGAGGTTGCCGACAACGTCGAATTGCGCCGTATGGAGCAGTTGCTGGCAGACGTCAAAAAGCAGATCGAGCAAAGCGAGACCCTGCGTGAGTTCAGGGACCAACTCTTGCTGGACATGACGGAAGAGGGACTGCGTATCCAGATCGTTGATCGCTCCAATCGGCCGATGTTCGACAGCGGCAGCGCCCAGCTTAAATACTATTCCGAGGACATTCTGTTCGAGTTGGCCAAGCCGCTCAGTCAGGTGCCCAACAAGATCAGCATTACAGGCCACACGGACAGCGCCCCTTTTGTCGGCAAAGCCGGGTATAGCAACTGGGAGCTGTCATCGGACAGGGCCAACACCGCGCGGCGTGCACTCATCGCCGGGGCTGTGGCTGAAAAGCAGATAGCCCGGGTCGTCGGTCTGGCCGACTCCGTGCTATTTGACCGGGAATTGCCCACGGCACCGGTTAACCGGCGGATCGCCATAATCGTACTGAATCGTGACGCAGCCGATGATATCCAGAAGAACGCGGGCGCGAACGACGGTGTCATCGACCTCACCGGTGAGCCGGCGCCCACGGCAAAGGCACAGGACAGCCTCAAGGACGGCGACTGGCTGGATGCTGCCGAAAAGCGTCAGGTCGATCCGAACGAAGTGCAGTGGTAG
- the epmB gene encoding EF-P beta-lysylation protein EpmB: MIQRTPVQIEVHSDSSLPRWQHTLANAITDPLALLRQLDLDPALLAGAELGHRLFPLRVPEPYWRRIHPADPQDPLLLQVLPQLAETRAETGFTEDPLAEATFSQGDGIVRKYRSRALLLLTGACAINCRYCFRRHFPYDQNRLQPADWSRTLDVLASDPDINEVIFSGGDPLAMNDRLLARLVRELEAIPHLRRLRIHTRLPVVIPRRVDAALLDWLSATRLQPVVVLHVNHPREIDGDVIEAVSALRRAGATLLNQSVLLRSVNDDAETLAALSERLFEAGVLPYYLHAFDPVAGAGHFAVTDDHGRMLMRDLLERLPGFLVPRLVRESPGASSKWPLDLGLA, encoded by the coding sequence ATGATACAGCGAACGCCAGTACAGATAGAAGTCCACAGCGACAGCTCACTGCCCCGCTGGCAGCACACTCTGGCCAACGCCATAACGGATCCCCTGGCACTCTTGCGGCAACTCGATCTGGATCCAGCGCTACTGGCCGGGGCAGAGCTCGGCCACAGGCTTTTCCCGTTGCGGGTACCTGAACCCTACTGGCGACGCATCCACCCGGCCGATCCGCAAGATCCGCTTTTGCTCCAGGTTTTGCCTCAACTGGCTGAAACCCGGGCCGAGACCGGGTTCACCGAAGACCCGTTAGCCGAGGCAACATTCAGCCAGGGCGACGGCATTGTCCGCAAATATCGAAGCCGGGCGCTGTTATTGTTGACCGGGGCCTGCGCTATTAATTGCCGCTACTGTTTCCGGCGGCATTTTCCCTATGATCAGAACCGCCTCCAACCTGCCGATTGGTCGAGAACACTCGACGTCCTGGCCAGTGATCCCGATATCAACGAGGTCATTTTCAGTGGCGGCGATCCCCTCGCGATGAACGATCGCCTGCTCGCTCGGTTGGTGCGGGAACTGGAGGCTATTCCGCATCTGCGCCGACTCCGCATCCATACCCGCCTGCCCGTGGTTATACCGCGGCGTGTAGATGCTGCATTGCTGGACTGGCTGTCAGCAACACGCCTGCAGCCGGTGGTCGTCCTCCACGTCAACCACCCACGTGAGATCGACGGCGATGTGATCGAGGCGGTGTCCGCCCTGAGACGGGCCGGCGCAACATTGCTGAACCAGAGCGTGCTCCTGCGCTCGGTAAACGACGACGCTGAAACTCTTGCTGCGCTGAGCGAGCGGTTATTTGAAGCCGGCGTACTACCCTACTACCTGCATGCGTTCGACCCGGTCGCCGGAGCAGGTCACTTCGCGGTCACCGACGACCATGGCCGGATGCTGATGCGGGACCTGCTCGAGCGGCTCCCCGGTTTTCTGGTGCCGCGCCTGGTTCGAGAGTCACCAGGTGCCAGCAGTAAGTGGCCCCTCGATCTGGGGCTGGCCTGA
- the orn gene encoding oligoribonuclease has protein sequence MSEQDRLIWIDLEMTGLEPETDRIIEIATIVTDAQLNLIAEGPVLAVHQPETVLAQMDDWCTRTHGESGLTRRVQESQVGEADAEQQTIEFLSRHLAPGISPMCGNSIGQDRRFLARYMPQLEAFFHYRNIDVSTLKELARRWNPPALEGFTKSGAHLALDDIRESIAELKHYRKTFIRLPE, from the coding sequence ATGAGCGAGCAAGACCGGCTGATCTGGATCGATTTGGAAATGACCGGCCTGGAGCCGGAAACCGACCGCATCATTGAGATCGCCACCATCGTGACCGATGCCCAGTTGAATCTGATCGCGGAAGGCCCCGTCCTGGCGGTGCACCAGCCGGAGACAGTGTTGGCGCAGATGGATGACTGGTGCACACGCACCCATGGCGAGTCGGGCTTAACCCGGCGGGTCCAGGAAAGCCAGGTAGGCGAAGCCGATGCGGAACAGCAGACCATCGAGTTCCTGTCGCGCCATCTGGCCCCCGGCATTTCGCCCATGTGTGGCAACAGCATTGGCCAGGACCGCCGCTTTCTGGCCCGCTACATGCCCCAGCTCGAAGCCTTTTTCCATTACCGCAATATTGATGTCAGCACCCTGAAAGAGCTGGCTCGTCGCTGGAACCCGCCCGCGCTGGAAGGCTTCACCAAGAGCGGCGCTCACCTGGCCCTGGATGACATTCGCGAATCTATTGCAGAACTGAAGCACTACAGGAAGACGTTTATACGGTTACCTGAATAG
- the asd gene encoding archaetidylserine decarboxylase (Phosphatidylserine decarboxylase is synthesized as a single chain precursor. Generation of the pyruvoyl active site from a Ser is coupled to cleavage of a Gly-Ser bond between the larger (beta) and smaller (alpha chains). It is an integral membrane protein.), which yields MRNRLFVLSQYLAPQHTLSRAAGLLADCAVPAIKDPFIRWFIKRHSVDMSEAVDPRPEAYPTFNDFFTRAFKDNARPIDSAKNSFVAPVDGTLSQFGEIRENQIYQAKGHEFSLEALLGGRRDMAAPFIGGQFATIYLAPNDYHRIHMPIAGTVREMVFVPGRLFSVNPVTAENVPGLFARNERLVVWFDTEWGPMVLVLVGAMIVASIETVWSGVVAPRCKATTTTVYPGVEPPTLEKGAEMGRFRLGSTVVALLPKNTVNWRQGFEAGMRMEMGKAIGTRVQQ from the coding sequence ATGCGAAACCGCCTTTTTGTCCTGAGCCAGTACCTGGCGCCCCAACACACCCTGTCCCGCGCTGCGGGCCTGCTCGCCGATTGTGCCGTCCCTGCAATCAAGGACCCGTTTATCCGTTGGTTTATCAAGCGACACAGTGTGGATATGAGCGAAGCGGTCGACCCCCGGCCGGAGGCTTACCCGACCTTCAATGATTTTTTTACGCGCGCATTCAAGGACAACGCCAGGCCTATCGACTCTGCAAAAAACAGTTTTGTGGCGCCGGTAGATGGCACCCTCAGCCAGTTCGGTGAAATCCGCGAGAACCAGATCTATCAGGCCAAGGGCCACGAATTCAGCCTGGAAGCACTACTGGGAGGCCGGCGGGACATGGCTGCGCCATTTATCGGCGGCCAGTTTGCGACCATCTATCTGGCGCCGAACGACTATCACCGGATCCACATGCCTATCGCCGGCACGGTCAGGGAAATGGTCTTTGTCCCAGGCCGCCTGTTCTCGGTCAATCCGGTAACGGCCGAGAATGTTCCGGGCCTGTTTGCACGGAACGAGCGCCTCGTCGTGTGGTTCGACACCGAATGGGGACCCATGGTTCTGGTGCTGGTCGGGGCGATGATCGTTGCCAGTATCGAAACCGTCTGGTCCGGCGTTGTCGCGCCTCGCTGCAAGGCTACCACCACGACGGTTTATCCCGGCGTCGAACCCCCGACCCTCGAGAAAGGCGCAGAAATGGGCCGTTTCCGGCTGGGCTCGACCGTAGTGGCATTGCTGCCCAAGAATACCGTGAACTGGCGCCAGGGCTTCGAGGCGGGCATGCGCATGGAGATGGGCAAGGCGATTGGTACACGCGTGCAGCAATAA